Proteins found in one Nostoc sp. NIES-3756 genomic segment:
- a CDS encoding pPIWI_RE_Z domain-containing protein, producing MYEMTLFEPPDIFTARIKELTGNSELNREQAQLLLQVELAFALMERLGIDDEPVTAVWAILSGMPLRHPRLQNLDEMERRAIANARQIIPFSARFAWLNALRSYARNIPQNLRNYALSTQNLSNLDELIISGLKQLRHQIHQNLYENCLSANLKFRQRRVKQAEAGVAYQFQAKTEKETVSMQVQFTPEHLSTVRQLRLPWFPTPRDRHPFSVQISDLQSDAEFLDRREQLLARRYGWNETQKGHWVNRFRKINFHKIQADGTLSEANTQPLELDGFGHIAGQVASGKSTKSTLLAVNVVRNHPERRITLVVSDVQSAIRLANQINWWFCDDPENDEPVAVPLLGRSKRDAHLKSLYASKDFQEHWQRGQPHWGDRFLGTACALQGLLQSSDIFDRLHGKPLKPGTEPCHVLKKAPESESERKKQSNYPGVSHLCPFFATCPSQQVYRDMPNARVWITTPGAMAMAGLPRHLELRPIKIGELVYQHSDIVVFDEVDTVIKWFDDVYAEEVLLTNGGIFDDIGVKTEDYMRFNRVTPPLMQRWTTAERHVQSVVTATLTLLDKHLGHEFLRKWVERGYFTPNSLLYKFARRLAGLEELDPPDVTEQEIKANNRRVQQIMQYFDALLDDDPLLRQPRSHPKVNRLALLIQQINSIGESATDDSIHRACKAWIIDFFPKTGQRLAGLRTKIEKRQNNLQQTAKKKRRNSSKKEEQLDPVDSVDTLAYRLQFALTITLLDRHTRIVFYEWHHRPPNLDDEPPHRRMPTAMLNILPLPPTGRQFGTYYSRKDDNHNQSENSSENALSLFAYTNIGRYYVLNFHRLLTDLDGQRGPNVLALSGTSYLPHSTQFHVGNPQGILMPEASATEAIAQSHFKFQPQLNSKEEPIRISGTSERQKMGMFKQMAQALVGNNGSGHLGQELGQLKHLAQSDADCWQDRERLLLLVNSYDQARWVAEEIRQCWWNIREQVYHLQRDRSETLTDDIDYLSRMELGALNRADIETFALTGGKILAAPMSAIGRGFNILNANGKAAFGAVYFLTRPYPHPHDTQAIAQEINRRALDWLDDANFIAWEGDGILGRAEAVRRLSARYWRSVEHRSYYKTLRANPELRAFPRQDLAATTAGVIVQAVGRLLRGGVPFHAYFVDAAWGPNYAEKQQPDTPRTSLLAAIIDLLCGYVTEDNVSQALYQSIADALVDIDGFNWEIDSRDRER from the coding sequence ATGTATGAGATGACATTATTTGAGCCACCAGATATTTTTACAGCGCGTATCAAGGAATTGACAGGTAACTCTGAACTCAATCGAGAGCAAGCTCAATTATTGCTTCAGGTAGAACTTGCTTTTGCCTTAATGGAGCGTTTAGGAATCGATGATGAACCAGTAACAGCAGTTTGGGCAATACTCAGTGGTATGCCTTTACGACATCCACGTTTGCAGAACTTGGATGAGATGGAGCGGCGTGCAATTGCTAACGCTCGGCAAATTATCCCATTTTCAGCGCGTTTCGCATGGTTGAACGCATTACGTTCTTATGCCCGCAATATTCCGCAAAACTTGCGTAATTATGCACTTAGCACACAAAACTTGAGCAATTTGGACGAGCTAATTATTAGTGGACTAAAGCAACTTCGGCATCAAATCCACCAGAATTTATACGAAAACTGCTTGAGTGCTAATTTGAAGTTTCGCCAACGCCGGGTTAAACAAGCAGAGGCAGGAGTTGCTTACCAATTTCAGGCTAAGACAGAAAAAGAAACAGTATCAATGCAGGTACAGTTCACACCAGAACATTTAAGTACAGTACGACAATTGCGTTTGCCTTGGTTTCCCACACCACGCGATCGCCACCCTTTTTCAGTACAGATTTCAGATTTACAATCAGATGCAGAGTTTCTTGATCGCCGTGAACAGTTACTAGCACGCCGATATGGTTGGAATGAAACACAAAAAGGACACTGGGTCAACCGCTTTCGCAAAATCAACTTTCATAAAATTCAGGCAGACGGTACGCTGAGTGAGGCAAATACACAACCATTAGAGTTGGATGGTTTTGGACATATTGCGGGACAGGTCGCCTCTGGAAAGTCTACCAAGTCAACTTTGCTTGCCGTCAATGTTGTGCGAAATCACCCTGAACGCCGCATCACCTTGGTTGTTAGTGATGTACAATCGGCCATCCGGTTAGCAAATCAGATTAATTGGTGGTTCTGTGACGATCCAGAAAACGATGAGCCGGTTGCTGTACCCTTACTAGGACGCAGTAAACGAGACGCGCACCTGAAAAGCTTGTATGCGTCGAAAGACTTTCAGGAACATTGGCAACGCGGACAACCACATTGGGGCGATCGCTTTTTGGGAACAGCTTGTGCTTTACAAGGGCTGCTACAGTCTAGCGACATCTTCGACCGCTTGCACGGCAAGCCACTCAAGCCTGGAACTGAGCCATGTCATGTTTTGAAAAAAGCGCCAGAAAGTGAAAGCGAGCGTAAAAAACAAAGCAATTACCCTGGTGTGTCCCACTTATGTCCCTTTTTTGCCACTTGCCCATCACAGCAGGTATATCGTGATATGCCAAATGCGCGTGTTTGGATCACAACTCCAGGCGCTATGGCAATGGCTGGCTTACCACGTCATCTGGAATTACGTCCTATCAAGATAGGGGAACTCGTTTATCAACATTCGGATATTGTTGTCTTTGATGAAGTAGACACCGTTATTAAGTGGTTTGATGACGTATACGCTGAGGAAGTTTTACTGACCAATGGTGGTATTTTTGATGACATTGGGGTGAAAACTGAAGATTACATGAGATTTAATCGTGTTACCCCACCATTGATGCAGCGATGGACAACCGCAGAACGTCATGTACAAAGTGTAGTCACAGCAACATTAACTTTATTAGATAAACATTTAGGACACGAGTTTTTGCGTAAATGGGTAGAACGTGGCTACTTTACACCTAATTCTCTCCTCTACAAATTTGCCCGTCGCCTTGCTGGACTGGAAGAGTTAGATCCTCCTGATGTCACTGAGCAGGAAATTAAGGCTAATAATCGGCGTGTACAACAGATAATGCAATATTTTGACGCATTACTCGACGATGATCCCTTACTTAGGCAACCACGATCTCATCCTAAAGTTAATAGGCTCGCACTTCTCATTCAACAGATTAATAGTATTGGCGAAAGTGCCACTGATGACAGCATTCATCGTGCTTGCAAAGCCTGGATAATTGACTTTTTCCCCAAGACAGGACAACGATTAGCGGGACTGCGAACAAAAATAGAAAAACGCCAAAACAATTTACAGCAGACGGCTAAGAAAAAGCGGCGAAACTCCTCAAAAAAGGAAGAACAGTTAGATCCCGTAGACTCAGTAGACACTCTAGCCTATCGTTTACAGTTTGCCCTTACCATCACTCTTTTAGATCGGCACACACGCATTGTCTTTTACGAATGGCATCATCGACCCCCCAATCTGGATGACGAGCCACCACATCGTCGTATGCCAACAGCAATGTTAAATATTTTACCCTTACCACCAACAGGAAGGCAGTTTGGCACGTACTATTCCCGCAAGGATGACAATCACAATCAATCTGAGAATAGCAGCGAAAATGCTTTATCTTTGTTTGCTTATACAAATATTGGTCGTTACTACGTTTTGAACTTTCATCGCTTGCTCACTGACTTGGATGGTCAACGCGGCCCTAACGTTTTGGCACTATCAGGAACATCTTATCTACCACATTCCACGCAATTTCATGTTGGCAATCCCCAGGGTATTTTAATGCCAGAGGCGAGTGCAACAGAAGCGATCGCTCAAAGCCACTTTAAGTTTCAGCCTCAACTGAACAGCAAAGAGGAACCTATCCGTATTTCTGGAACATCTGAACGTCAGAAAATGGGAATGTTTAAACAAATGGCACAAGCCTTAGTTGGCAACAACGGTAGTGGTCATTTAGGACAGGAACTTGGGCAACTGAAGCACCTTGCTCAGAGTGATGCAGATTGTTGGCAAGATAGAGAACGCTTACTTTTACTCGTAAACTCCTACGACCAAGCGCGGTGGGTAGCTGAAGAAATCCGTCAATGTTGGTGGAATATACGAGAGCAAGTGTACCATTTGCAGCGCGATCGCTCAGAAACTTTAACTGATGATATTGATTATCTTTCAAGAATGGAACTTGGCGCTCTCAACCGTGCTGATATTGAAACTTTCGCCCTGACTGGAGGTAAAATCCTGGCTGCACCGATGAGTGCAATCGGACGCGGATTCAACATCTTAAATGCAAATGGTAAAGCTGCCTTTGGTGCAGTTTACTTTCTCACCCGTCCTTATCCTCATCCACATGATACACAAGCGATCGCTCAAGAAATCAACCGTCGGGCTTTGGATTGGCTGGACGATGCGAATTTCATTGCTTGGGAAGGAGACGGAATTTTAGGACGTGCGGAAGCTGTGCGCCGATTGTCTGCGCGTTACTGGCGATCGGTAGAACATCGTTCTTACTACAAAACACTGCGTGCAAATCCAGAGTTACGCGCCTTTCCCCGCCAAGACTTAGCCGCGACTACGGCTGGCGTAATCGTTCAAGCTGTAGGTCGTCTTTTGCGTGGGGGAGTTCCCTTTCATGCTTACTTTGTTGATGCTGCTTGGGGGCCAAACTATGCCGAAAAGCAACAGCCTGATACACCGCGTACCAGCTTGCTGGCAGCAATCATCGATTTGCTTTGCGGTTATGTTACCGAAGATAATGTTAGTCAAGCTTTATACCAATCGATAGCCGATGCTTTGGTTGATATCGATGGCTTCAACTGGGAAATAGACTCAAGAGATAGAGAAAGATGA
- a CDS encoding RNaseH domain-containing protein, with the protein MMTRRTTATNILLPARMNLVTDAFANLKVAVLPFPFIQVVADFCHDIKQVLYRGSNKEVKPPYRQLNNALLACASTLTYGFEFHSFDEERKLSVYQALAVGTPENPLKIPTPQQIHQLVRIWAQEWTKQYRDKGNTEQVNSVCDRFLERIAIMPPDWEWQRIKPEILVRDINAEKGLGFHAIPSLLATMLHENKCIIRSGKQEQEIQWRKVQGGGSGKVGLYLVSKPFQSNYTDDSGKEKEGYFAYRLDFNVETQAGKFNHKGNLQSWIFLHLSCQRYAHEPLSDGNYGRDISVLMGMNKARLSDYEVDSTLVRLVIDNNGKDNENFWRLQLPELLAAFKARPLEQPENILNNPAVVGNLDNTVKWGDKDEYYVVHAEGYKYQHEKSKRGHGIKTGFSFLERGDIVARVLELLNGVLIPDKPMQPDIPAPSGTKVPLAMRDYKFISQSRTKRQPYQQIATNAIYRALQGKSMHIFLIYREQDTYEVVYQQLRNVFLLNDNEDFPPHITVSKILIDNAELLEKFNTNGLRPKDGSRFDEQIRDQHQKKRELWRKFIQQTITPRINLETNTHCLAIIEIGQIKTKGVLPQQNIKGAIREACVREGISSQMIQTVKPKLNDTEDNEDKSPSYSKLTKGRVMNAVLDGTLRQTGALYGLPSQIYEQAKIPKEIAQGLDVITFCRRKTNPYQGDIHYALAVRLRATGAVDVLLPDANHWIPYNQAGIDIGKIFAKARCDRQENKKRIQSKIKLNGTELVRFVANVLTKYLDRPTVVLIEAEGWRNGRGEDNDGKIWPQLQNENFLAKSNFLDFSHVPGHTCEYTRDHQQLQNLLAVIRIRTGKETPQYITNREAWNENCAAQDFKHLSGFYDKSAPELLHYFSVGKLPRTQKFQNEIPIPELYKLGFHEDKYGANIPFKHQQIVEIVPFFVHPDFQTKEALKALCRVPHFLRCSPAWSMGNIVSPYPMHLGNELIEDHLCILGVD; encoded by the coding sequence ATGATGACTAGAAGAACTACAGCAACAAATATTTTACTACCCGCCCGGATGAACTTGGTGACAGATGCCTTTGCCAACCTAAAGGTTGCTGTACTGCCATTTCCTTTTATCCAAGTGGTTGCAGACTTCTGTCATGATATAAAACAAGTATTGTATCGTGGCAGCAACAAGGAGGTTAAGCCACCATATCGACAGTTAAATAATGCTTTGCTTGCCTGTGCATCTACACTCACATACGGCTTTGAGTTTCATAGTTTTGACGAGGAAAGGAAGCTTTCTGTATATCAGGCGTTAGCCGTAGGAACACCAGAAAACCCCCTCAAGATTCCCACACCCCAACAAATACATCAATTAGTGAGAATATGGGCGCAGGAATGGACAAAGCAATATCGGGACAAGGGTAACACGGAGCAAGTAAATAGCGTGTGCGATCGCTTTCTAGAAAGGATAGCAATCATGCCGCCTGATTGGGAGTGGCAACGCATTAAACCAGAAATACTTGTGCGCGATATTAACGCAGAAAAAGGTTTGGGATTTCATGCTATTCCTAGTCTTTTGGCAACAATGTTGCATGAAAACAAGTGCATCATTCGTTCTGGAAAACAAGAACAGGAAATTCAATGGCGCAAAGTACAAGGAGGGGGTTCGGGTAAGGTGGGACTCTACCTTGTCAGCAAGCCCTTTCAGTCCAATTACACCGATGATTCTGGCAAGGAAAAAGAAGGTTATTTTGCTTACCGTCTAGATTTTAATGTTGAGACGCAAGCAGGAAAGTTTAATCACAAGGGCAACCTACAATCTTGGATTTTTCTGCACTTAAGTTGCCAGCGATATGCTCATGAACCCTTGTCAGATGGCAACTATGGGCGTGACATCTCTGTTCTCATGGGTATGAACAAGGCACGTTTATCTGATTATGAGGTAGATTCGACACTGGTACGTCTTGTTATTGATAACAACGGTAAAGATAACGAGAATTTTTGGAGGTTGCAACTACCGGAACTGCTGGCGGCGTTCAAAGCACGCCCTCTAGAACAGCCAGAAAATATTCTGAATAATCCGGCTGTAGTTGGTAATTTAGATAACACAGTTAAATGGGGTGATAAAGATGAATATTATGTAGTTCACGCTGAAGGTTATAAGTACCAGCATGAAAAGAGTAAAAGAGGACACGGCATTAAAACAGGATTTAGTTTTTTGGAACGGGGCGATATCGTTGCACGGGTACTGGAACTACTCAACGGCGTTTTAATACCAGATAAGCCGATGCAGCCTGATATCCCTGCACCATCCGGTACAAAAGTACCATTAGCAATGCGTGATTACAAATTTATTTCCCAATCTCGTACAAAGCGCCAACCTTATCAGCAAATTGCTACTAATGCAATTTACCGAGCATTGCAGGGTAAGTCAATGCACATTTTTCTGATTTATCGAGAACAAGACACTTATGAAGTGGTTTACCAGCAGTTACGCAATGTATTCCTTCTCAATGACAATGAAGATTTTCCACCACACATTACAGTTTCCAAAATTTTGATTGATAATGCCGAGCTTTTAGAGAAATTTAATACAAATGGTCTAAGACCTAAAGATGGTAGCAGATTTGATGAGCAGATACGCGATCAGCATCAGAAAAAACGAGAATTATGGCGTAAATTTATCCAGCAAACTATTACTCCACGAATAAATCTTGAGACTAATACCCACTGTTTAGCGATTATCGAAATCGGACAAATCAAAACCAAAGGAGTTCTCCCTCAACAAAATATTAAAGGGGCAATTCGTGAAGCTTGTGTCAGGGAAGGTATTAGTTCACAAATGATACAGACGGTTAAACCAAAATTAAATGATACAGAAGATAATGAAGACAAATCACCATCTTACAGTAAACTAACAAAAGGGCGTGTGATGAACGCTGTACTTGATGGAACATTACGCCAAACTGGAGCGCTATACGGACTACCCTCTCAAATTTACGAGCAAGCGAAGATACCGAAAGAAATTGCCCAAGGCTTAGATGTAATTACCTTTTGTCGTCGCAAGACTAATCCATATCAAGGTGATATTCATTATGCTCTTGCAGTACGTCTACGTGCAACAGGTGCAGTAGATGTACTACTTCCCGATGCTAATCATTGGATTCCTTATAACCAGGCGGGAATTGATATCGGAAAAATTTTTGCTAAAGCACGTTGCGATCGCCAAGAAAATAAAAAGCGCATTCAAAGTAAAATTAAGTTGAACGGTACGGAATTAGTACGGTTTGTTGCCAATGTACTCACCAAATACTTAGACCGACCAACGGTTGTCCTCATTGAAGCTGAAGGATGGCGTAACGGGCGTGGCGAAGATAATGATGGCAAAATCTGGCCGCAGTTGCAAAATGAGAACTTTCTTGCAAAATCCAACTTTCTTGACTTCTCTCATGTTCCTGGGCACACTTGCGAGTATACCCGTGATCATCAACAACTACAGAACTTATTAGCAGTGATTCGTATTCGCACTGGTAAGGAAACACCACAGTATATTACCAATCGAGAAGCTTGGAATGAAAATTGTGCAGCACAAGATTTTAAACATCTGAGCGGTTTTTATGATAAGTCTGCACCAGAACTATTACATTACTTCTCTGTGGGAAAACTACCAAGAACGCAGAAGTTTCAAAATGAAATACCAATACCTGAACTTTACAAACTCGGTTTTCACGAGGATAAATACGGTGCTAATATCCCATTCAAACATCAGCAAATAGTCGAGATAGTACCGTTCTTTGTACACCCAGATTTTCAAACAAAAGAAGCTTTAAAAGCACTATGTCGTGTTCCTCACTTTTTAAGATGTTCACCTGCTTGGTCTATGGGAAATATCGTTTCACCATACCCAATGCACTTAGGCAATGAACTCATAGAAGATCATCTGTGTATACTTGGGGTCGATTGA
- a CDS encoding ABA4-like family protein encodes MNTTQLFNIANIFVLPFWTLMILLPNWKVTKRVMESYIPFLFLAGAYLYLFISSITPENAQALSNPQLADVARFFADEKAAATGWIHFLVMDLFVGRWIYWEGQKTGIWTIHSLILCLFAGPLGVLSHMFTYWITKAITPNSQSSNTSTAIDI; translated from the coding sequence ATGAATACCACTCAACTATTTAACATTGCTAATATTTTTGTCTTGCCTTTCTGGACATTAATGATTCTTCTACCCAACTGGAAAGTAACAAAGCGAGTAATGGAATCATATATACCCTTTTTGTTTTTAGCTGGAGCCTATTTATATTTGTTCATTAGTAGCATTACACCCGAAAATGCCCAGGCTTTATCTAATCCTCAATTAGCAGATGTCGCTCGTTTCTTTGCTGATGAAAAAGCTGCCGCAACAGGTTGGATTCATTTTCTTGTGATGGATTTATTCGTTGGTCGCTGGATATATTGGGAAGGACAGAAAACCGGAATTTGGACAATTCATTCTCTAATACTCTGTTTATTTGCTGGCCCGTTAGGAGTTTTATCTCACATGTTTACATACTGGATTACTAAAGCCATAACTCCCAACAGTCAAAGCAGTAATACATCTACAGCTATAGATATTTAA
- the cobW gene encoding cobalamin biosynthesis protein CobW — MAQKIPVTVITGFLGSGKTSLIRHLLQNNQGRRIAVLVNEFGELGIDGDLLKSCQICPEDEDGGSNIFELTNGCLCCTVQEEFYPTMQELLKRRDSIDCIVIETSGLALPKPLVKAFRWQEIRNAATVDAVVTVVDCAAVASGTFASDLDAIASQRQADDSLEHETPLQELFEDQLACADLVVLSKTDLVDAETKSQVEELVKRELPRVVKMVESDRGQLDPSILLGFQAAVEDNLDSRPSHHDTEEDHDHDEDITSTHLILDRDFDPEKLQTQLQTLANQQEIYRIKGFVSVPNKPMRLVMQGVGNRFDKFYDRPWQPQEARQTRLVFIGRDLNSTEIESQLVVL; from the coding sequence ATGGCTCAAAAAATCCCCGTTACTGTAATTACAGGCTTTTTAGGTAGTGGTAAAACCAGCCTCATTCGCCACCTACTGCAAAATAACCAAGGTCGCCGCATAGCAGTTTTAGTTAACGAATTTGGCGAACTGGGTATAGATGGCGACTTGTTGAAATCCTGTCAAATTTGTCCTGAAGATGAGGACGGCGGGAGTAATATTTTTGAATTAACTAATGGTTGTCTGTGCTGCACCGTCCAAGAGGAGTTTTACCCGACGATGCAGGAATTACTCAAACGCCGAGATAGCATTGATTGTATTGTCATCGAAACTTCTGGTTTAGCTTTACCCAAACCGTTAGTTAAAGCTTTTCGTTGGCAAGAAATACGCAACGCCGCCACTGTGGACGCTGTGGTGACAGTGGTAGACTGTGCTGCTGTAGCATCGGGGACGTTTGCTAGTGATTTGGATGCGATCGCATCTCAACGCCAAGCTGATGATAGTCTAGAACATGAAACACCATTGCAAGAATTGTTTGAAGACCAATTAGCTTGTGCAGACTTAGTGGTTTTAAGCAAAACTGATTTAGTTGATGCCGAGACGAAATCACAAGTCGAGGAATTAGTCAAGCGAGAATTGCCGAGAGTCGTGAAAATGGTAGAGAGCGATCGCGGTCAACTCGACCCATCTATACTATTAGGATTCCAAGCCGCAGTAGAAGACAACCTAGATAGCCGTCCCAGCCATCACGACACCGAAGAAGACCACGACCATGACGAAGACATCACCTCAACGCACCTGATTTTAGACCGGGATTTTGACCCCGAAAAACTACAAACACAGTTGCAAACACTAGCAAACCAGCAAGAAATTTACCGCATTAAAGGCTTTGTCTCAGTTCCCAACAAACCCATGCGTTTAGTCATGCAAGGTGTAGGTAATCGATTTGATAAATTTTATGATCGCCCTTGGCAGCCACAAGAAGCAAGGCAAACCCGCCTAGTTTTCATCGGTCGTGATTTGAACTCAACGGAAATAGAATCTCAACTGGTAGTTTTGTAA